The Prevotella sp. oral taxon 299 str. F0039 genome has a segment encoding these proteins:
- a CDS encoding TonB-dependent hemoglobin/transferrin/lactoferrin family receptor, with amino-acid sequence MIMNNNSYILMLILSVAGGSKAHAQQAKVDTIKTQKIKEVVVTADKRKQKVGTIQRTAEQLKVEMPMDMNDLVRYIPSVGVSVSGSRGGMRGFAIRGVEANRVAISIDGVLQPEIQDNIVFSSYGLSNASRIDFDPYFASSVEIQKGANSFVSGTGALGGTVNYSTKEARDLIEGNKQWGLLTTINYNGKENLRTYLLGGAVRLKHFDALLMAAHRDGNELRNFSHGKLTRNITSTQIDPMDFHQTTWLGKLSYAPNDNHKFVLSFYAMNRKTNADIWTLEPIDAFTADGKPYYYSHDQSLCRSLSFSYRFLSEKGLVRKLIAKLHHQNSYLDASSWTDFYRPNFDLVNSEMTLVYEGKHTKYRGQATKDNLFKLELDSKKFQLGALGQHILNLSTMAMQRVNDTRNVDVEAPLASDPLTGYSVRMGKVFKYGEPMGVFAQTYSFLNPITRFNWGVSLMDDIAFNEKLTMKLGARYDLFSTKDDRKGGAQNMGYIDYLLRNMQGAAMNFDPINDKESGFSFLGVVSYAHNQLLNASYRFSTGFRVPNTEEKYFQFYSAWPSFIVLSNRDLKAEKSYNHELEFNGRGKGFGYLLSLYYNQYSDFIELKQGTLAVKEPLMQAPKNIAYVKNVNQTSAHLKGFDAALQLYPGEWVDLLKGFMVSSAFSYAEGSSSSGMSMLGIQPLTGNIGVEYTDPKARWQVNIKANLYFAKPVSQTTFWDKDATGKELIRRYPASFMSNAYTFDAYGYYKVTRKFTVRLGIYNILNSEYLRWDDLRQLTNPALLSNINYFFQDGKKSLSRFSRPKRYISLALEYKI; translated from the coding sequence ATGATTATGAATAACAATAGTTATATTTTAATGCTGATTTTGTCGGTTGCTGGAGGCTCAAAAGCCCATGCACAGCAAGCGAAAGTAGACACCATTAAAACCCAAAAGATAAAAGAAGTGGTTGTAACTGCCGACAAACGAAAACAAAAAGTGGGCACCATTCAACGCACTGCAGAGCAACTTAAGGTGGAAATGCCAATGGATATGAACGACTTGGTGCGTTATATTCCATCGGTAGGAGTATCTGTTTCTGGCTCAAGAGGAGGTATGCGAGGCTTCGCTATACGTGGAGTTGAGGCCAACAGAGTGGCAATTTCTATCGATGGAGTGTTGCAACCCGAGATACAAGACAATATAGTTTTTAGCTCGTATGGGCTTTCTAACGCTTCAAGAATAGACTTCGACCCTTATTTTGCATCGTCTGTTGAAATCCAAAAGGGTGCTAACTCGTTCGTAAGTGGAACGGGAGCTTTGGGTGGAACGGTGAACTATTCTACCAAAGAAGCACGTGACTTGATTGAAGGAAACAAGCAATGGGGACTCTTAACTACCATCAATTACAATGGAAAAGAGAACCTTCGAACCTATCTTTTGGGTGGTGCTGTACGCTTAAAGCATTTCGATGCTCTTTTAATGGCGGCACATAGAGATGGTAATGAATTGCGAAATTTCTCGCATGGAAAGCTCACTCGCAACATCACTTCTACGCAAATAGATCCTATGGACTTTCATCAAACAACGTGGTTGGGTAAACTTTCTTATGCACCTAACGACAATCACAAGTTCGTTTTGTCGTTTTATGCAATGAATAGAAAGACCAATGCGGATATTTGGACATTGGAACCTATTGATGCTTTCACTGCAGATGGAAAGCCATACTATTATTCTCACGACCAATCGCTATGCCGTTCGCTTTCGTTTTCTTATCGATTCTTAAGCGAAAAAGGTCTTGTTCGTAAGCTAATAGCTAAGTTGCACCATCAAAATTCTTATTTAGATGCCAGCTCTTGGACCGACTTTTATCGTCCAAACTTCGACCTTGTGAATAGCGAAATGACGCTTGTTTATGAGGGAAAGCACACTAAATATAGAGGACAAGCAACGAAAGACAATCTGTTTAAGTTGGAATTAGATTCTAAAAAGTTTCAACTTGGAGCGTTAGGTCAACACATTCTAAACCTATCTACAATGGCAATGCAACGAGTTAACGACACTCGTAATGTGGATGTAGAGGCTCCTTTGGCATCAGATCCATTGACTGGATATTCTGTTAGAATGGGAAAAGTGTTTAAATATGGCGAACCTATGGGCGTATTTGCACAAACTTACTCGTTCTTAAACCCTATAACACGATTCAATTGGGGCGTTTCTTTAATGGACGATATTGCTTTTAACGAAAAGCTTACAATGAAGTTAGGAGCAAGATACGATTTGTTCTCTACTAAAGACGATAGAAAAGGCGGGGCACAAAACATGGGATACATTGATTATCTCTTGCGCAATATGCAAGGAGCAGCAATGAATTTCGACCCAATTAACGATAAAGAATCAGGCTTTTCGTTCCTTGGTGTGGTGTCTTATGCCCACAATCAGCTCCTAAATGCATCTTATCGCTTCTCTACAGGCTTTAGAGTTCCTAACACAGAAGAGAAGTATTTCCAGTTTTATAGCGCATGGCCATCATTCATTGTCTTATCCAATAGAGATCTAAAGGCTGAAAAGTCGTATAATCATGAATTGGAATTCAATGGTAGAGGCAAAGGGTTTGGCTATTTGTTGAGTCTTTATTATAACCAATATTCAGACTTTATAGAGCTAAAACAAGGTACTTTAGCAGTGAAAGAGCCCCTTATGCAGGCTCCAAAAAATATCGCTTATGTAAAGAATGTTAATCAAACATCGGCTCATCTCAAAGGGTTTGATGCCGCATTACAGCTTTATCCAGGCGAATGGGTAGACCTTTTGAAAGGTTTTATGGTTTCTTCTGCTTTTAGTTATGCCGAAGGAAGCTCTTCATCAGGAATGAGTATGCTGGGCATTCAGCCTCTAACTGGAAACATAGGCGTTGAATATACCGATCCAAAAGCACGCTGGCAGGTGAATATAAAGGCTAATCTTTATTTTGCAAAGCCTGTTTCTCAAACCACATTTTGGGATAAAGATGCTACAGGAAAAGAGCTAATACGACGCTATCCCGCCTCTTTTATGAGTAATGCATACACCTTTGATGCCTATGGTTACTATAAAGTCACTCGTAAATTCACTGTAAGACTTGGTATTTACAATATTCTTAATAGCGAATATCTACGTTGGGACGACCTAAGACAATTAACAAACCCTGCTTTACTCTCTAATATTAACTACTTCTTTCAAGATGGAAAGAAGTCATTAAGTAGATTTTCACGCCCTAAAAGATATATCTCTTTGGCGTTAGAGTATAAAATATAA
- a CDS encoding chromate transporter: protein MLTIQQKNSLKQINIVYWESFKTFFKIGAFTLGGGYAMIPIIESEIVEKRKWISKDEFVDLIAVAQSCPGVFAINLSTFIGYKMKRVPGAICTTLATALPSFIIILLIALFFHSFQDNPVVESIFKGIRPAVVALIAVPTWNMACSAKISWSNCWIPILSTLLIWAMGVNPVFIILVAGVGGFLYGQFIRPTE, encoded by the coding sequence ATGTTAACTATACAACAGAAAAATAGCTTAAAGCAGATAAATATAGTGTATTGGGAGAGTTTTAAAACCTTTTTTAAGATTGGAGCATTCACCCTTGGTGGTGGATATGCAATGATACCAATTATCGAATCGGAGATTGTTGAGAAGCGAAAGTGGATTAGTAAGGACGAATTTGTTGACCTTATAGCCGTTGCACAGAGCTGTCCTGGCGTGTTTGCAATTAACCTTAGCACCTTCATAGGATATAAAATGAAGCGTGTTCCAGGAGCTATTTGCACCACATTAGCCACCGCTTTGCCCTCATTCATTATCATATTGCTCATTGCGCTCTTCTTTCATAGCTTTCAAGACAATCCTGTTGTTGAGTCGATATTTAAGGGAATACGTCCTGCTGTGGTTGCTTTAATTGCCGTTCCTACATGGAATATGGCTTGCAGTGCAAAGATTTCATGGAGCAATTGTTGGATTCCTATTCTCTCAACCCTACTCATTTGGGCTATGGGAGTGAATCCAGTTTTCATTATTTTGGTAGCTGGAGTAGGTGGATTTCTATACGGACAGTTCATTAGACCTACCGAATAA
- the purL gene encoding phosphoribosylformylglycinamidine synthase — protein MILFFRTTSQSIIVTDVSNNLEANDIEKLSWLYGDAQFINEQTIEGYFVGPRKEMVTPWSTNAVEITQNMNLSGILRIEEFFPVDSEDANYDPMLQTLYRGLTQNVFEVNHQAAPIKYIDDLDSYNEAEGLALSKEEIDYLHDVEKQLSRSLTDSEVFGFAQINSEHCRHKIFGGTFIIDGKEMPSSLFAMIKRTTAENPNAILSAYKDNVAFAKGPTIEQFAPQSAATSDYFVIRNIDSVISIKAETHNFPTTVEPFNGAATGTGGEIRDRMGGGIGSCPIAGTAVYMTSYPRLKTQDGNIRPWETIIPARKWLYQSPEDILIKASNGASDFGNKFGQPLICGSVLTFEHQEQDGNNAPLYAYDKVIMLAGGVGYGTQRDCLKKEPHAGNKVVVVGGDNYRIGLGGGSVSSVDTGRYSNGIELNAVQRANPEMQKRAYNLVRALTESNDNPVVSIHDHGSAGHLNCLSELVEECGGVIHVDKLPLGDKTLSAKEIIANESQERMGLLIDEKHIDEVKKIAERERAPLYVVGETTGDAHFSFEQLDGVKPFDMDVAQMFGHSPKTIMRDETVEHHYNTPAVEAEKLNTYINNVLQLEAVACKDWLTNKVDRSVTGKVARQQCQGEIQLPLSDCGVVALDYRGKSGIATSIGHAPQVALANSEAGSVMAVAEALTNIVWAPLSEGLTSVSLSANWMWPCRSQKGEDARLYAAVNALSDFCCDLGINVPTGKDSLSMTQQYPDGAGKVISPGTVIVSAGGEVSDVKKVVSPVVVNDKNSSLYYIDFSFDEQRLGGSALLQSLGKVGDDVPTVKNSEYFADCFAFIQELIAKGWIMAGHDISAGGIITTLLEMCFANETGGLHINLHDLASQDIVKQLFSENPGVVIQVADKHKEELFALLENEGIGFAKIGYPTPNNRSLVIKSNEQEYTFDINELRSVWYNTSYQLDCKQSFNGCAEQRKDNYGKQPLKLQFTNTFKGTLESYGVSADRRDKTGIRAAIIREKGTNGDREMAYSLYLAGFDVKDVTMTDLIEGRETLEDINMIVFCGGFSNSDVLGSAKGWAGAFLYNPKAKQALDNFYSRPDTLSLGICNGCQLMVELNLINPEHQNRSKLVHNKSHKFESAFVGLDIPQNNSVMLQSLSNSSLGVWVAHGEGRFILPESLDNYHVIATYHYATYPANPNGSDHNVAGICSADGRHLAMMPHPERAIFPWQNAYYPSNRVADEVTPWFEAFVNARKWVESKISK, from the coding sequence ATGATTCTCTTTTTTAGAACAACATCGCAAAGCATTATTGTAACAGATGTGAGCAATAACCTTGAAGCTAATGATATCGAAAAACTATCTTGGCTATATGGTGATGCGCAGTTTATTAATGAGCAAACAATTGAAGGCTACTTTGTAGGTCCACGTAAAGAGATGGTAACACCATGGAGTACGAATGCCGTTGAGATTACACAAAACATGAATCTTAGCGGCATTTTGCGTATAGAAGAGTTCTTTCCTGTAGACTCAGAAGATGCAAATTACGACCCAATGTTGCAGACCTTATACCGTGGTTTAACACAAAACGTGTTCGAAGTGAACCACCAAGCCGCTCCAATAAAGTATATAGATGACCTCGATTCGTATAACGAGGCAGAAGGATTAGCACTATCTAAAGAAGAAATAGATTATCTTCATGATGTAGAAAAGCAACTATCACGCTCTTTAACCGATTCTGAAGTATTTGGATTCGCTCAAATTAACTCAGAACATTGCCGTCATAAGATCTTTGGAGGTACCTTTATTATCGACGGAAAGGAAATGCCTTCATCGCTCTTTGCTATGATTAAACGCACAACAGCAGAGAATCCTAATGCTATTCTCAGTGCTTATAAAGACAATGTAGCCTTTGCAAAGGGTCCAACTATCGAACAATTTGCGCCTCAAAGTGCAGCAACAAGCGACTATTTCGTTATTCGTAACATCGACAGCGTTATATCAATAAAAGCCGAAACACATAACTTCCCCACCACAGTAGAGCCCTTTAATGGTGCAGCAACAGGTACGGGAGGAGAAATTAGAGACCGTATGGGAGGCGGAATTGGTTCTTGTCCTATTGCAGGAACAGCCGTTTATATGACCTCTTATCCTCGTCTTAAAACCCAAGACGGCAACATTCGCCCTTGGGAAACAATTATACCAGCCCGCAAATGGTTGTATCAATCGCCCGAAGACATATTGATTAAAGCTTCGAATGGTGCGAGCGACTTTGGTAATAAGTTTGGACAACCATTGATTTGTGGCTCTGTTCTCACTTTCGAACATCAAGAACAAGATGGCAACAACGCTCCTCTTTATGCCTATGACAAGGTGATTATGCTTGCAGGAGGTGTGGGTTATGGAACTCAAAGAGACTGCTTAAAGAAAGAACCACACGCAGGTAATAAAGTAGTTGTGGTGGGTGGAGATAACTATCGCATTGGACTTGGAGGCGGAAGTGTATCTTCTGTAGACACAGGACGCTATTCTAATGGTATCGAATTGAACGCTGTTCAACGTGCAAACCCAGAGATGCAAAAACGTGCTTACAACCTTGTTAGAGCACTAACAGAAAGCAACGACAACCCAGTTGTGTCTATTCACGACCACGGTTCGGCAGGACATCTTAACTGTTTATCGGAACTTGTTGAAGAATGTGGAGGCGTTATTCATGTCGATAAACTACCTCTTGGCGATAAAACCCTATCTGCAAAAGAAATAATCGCTAATGAAAGTCAAGAGCGTATGGGTCTTCTTATCGATGAAAAACACATCGATGAGGTGAAGAAAATAGCAGAAAGAGAACGTGCTCCGCTATATGTTGTAGGTGAAACAACAGGAGATGCGCACTTCTCTTTTGAACAATTAGATGGCGTTAAGCCTTTCGATATGGATGTAGCACAGATGTTTGGTCACTCACCTAAAACCATTATGCGTGACGAAACCGTTGAACATCACTACAATACACCTGCTGTTGAGGCAGAAAAGCTCAACACTTATATCAACAATGTATTGCAATTAGAGGCTGTTGCATGTAAAGATTGGCTCACAAACAAGGTCGATCGCTCGGTAACAGGAAAGGTTGCACGCCAACAATGTCAAGGAGAAATACAGCTTCCACTATCAGATTGCGGTGTAGTTGCACTCGACTATCGTGGAAAGAGCGGTATTGCTACTTCTATTGGACATGCTCCTCAGGTGGCATTAGCGAACTCTGAGGCTGGTTCTGTTATGGCAGTGGCAGAAGCTTTGACCAATATTGTATGGGCACCACTAAGCGAAGGACTAACAAGTGTATCGCTTTCGGCTAACTGGATGTGGCCTTGTAGATCGCAAAAGGGCGAAGATGCACGCTTATATGCTGCTGTTAACGCTCTAAGTGATTTCTGTTGCGACTTGGGTATCAATGTTCCTACAGGTAAAGACTCATTATCTATGACTCAACAATACCCCGATGGAGCAGGCAAAGTGATATCTCCAGGAACCGTAATTGTTAGTGCTGGTGGTGAAGTGAGCGATGTGAAGAAAGTGGTTTCGCCTGTGGTTGTGAACGATAAGAACAGTTCTTTATATTATATCGACTTCTCTTTTGATGAACAAAGACTTGGAGGTAGCGCACTATTGCAATCTCTTGGTAAGGTAGGCGACGATGTTCCAACTGTAAAGAATAGCGAATACTTTGCCGATTGCTTTGCTTTTATTCAAGAATTGATAGCTAAAGGCTGGATAATGGCAGGCCACGACATTAGCGCAGGCGGTATTATTACCACCTTATTAGAAATGTGCTTTGCTAATGAAACAGGCGGTTTGCACATCAATCTACACGACTTAGCAAGTCAAGACATCGTTAAACAGCTCTTTTCAGAGAACCCTGGAGTGGTTATTCAGGTTGCAGATAAACACAAAGAAGAACTCTTTGCGCTCTTAGAAAACGAGGGAATAGGATTTGCCAAGATTGGTTATCCAACTCCAAACAATCGTTCTTTGGTGATAAAGAGCAACGAACAAGAATATACTTTCGATATTAATGAGTTGCGTTCGGTGTGGTATAACACCTCATATCAGCTCGATTGCAAGCAAAGTTTCAATGGCTGTGCAGAGCAAAGAAAAGACAACTATGGCAAGCAACCTTTGAAATTGCAATTTACAAACACCTTTAAAGGCACCTTGGAAAGCTATGGTGTGAGCGCAGATAGACGTGATAAAACAGGCATTCGTGCTGCTATTATCCGTGAAAAGGGTACTAATGGCGACCGAGAAATGGCTTATTCGCTCTATTTAGCGGGCTTTGATGTGAAAGATGTAACGATGACTGACCTTATAGAAGGACGTGAAACATTAGAAGACATCAATATGATTGTGTTCTGTGGAGGCTTCTCTAACTCTGATGTTTTAGGCTCGGCGAAAGGTTGGGCGGGTGCTTTCTTATACAATCCAAAGGCAAAACAAGCCCTAGATAACTTCTATTCACGCCCCGATACCTTAAGTTTAGGTATATGTAATGGATGCCAATTGATGGTTGAACTGAACCTTATTAACCCCGAACATCAGAATCGTTCGAAGTTGGTTCACAACAAATCGCATAAGTTCGAGAGTGCTTTCGTGGGCTTAGACATCCCACAAAACAATAGTGTTATGTTACAATCGCTATCTAATAGCTCATTAGGTGTATGGGTTGCGCATGGAGAAGGACGCTTTATTCTTCCTGAATCGCTCGATAATTACCATGTCATTGCCACTTATCATTATGCCACTTATCCTGCAAATCCAAATGGTTCAGACCATAATGTTGCTGGTATTTGTAGTGCAGATGGTCGTCATTTGGCTATGATGCCACATCCAGAGCGTGCTATTTTCCCATGGCAAAACGCTTATTATCCAAGTAATAGAGTTGCAGATGAGGTAACTCCATGGTTCGAAGCCTTTGTAAATGCACGCAAATGGGTTGAGAGCAAAATCTCAAAATAA
- a CDS encoding TonB-dependent receptor encodes MKNNLLDIYKTIFAFLSFICSFVAVHAQQKRNLNDTIILLKEVSVKPKYSLTSPDIMQALAHQRRIAGSTSLVEIRPDNQRIATIKDALKMQPGVIIQEFFGLNDQPRLNIRGSGIQSNPQRRGVYLLQDGIPVNFSDGSYVVGIMDAMTARYVEVFKGANALRFGAGTLGGALNFVSRTAQTDSTTSVKLEGGSYGTIGLTFTTGKRMGAWDMFVASTYNAQKGYRIYNENNRLTTSLNIGWKNQERTIENRTFMHFTHLYFQMPGPLTLDQLLTNPKQVSVGVDLPFSMGPNILRDKPHRNVDMFRISNQTGVVLNAKSNLLASVYYQYADDRFAFPIVVSIPHSFNNDLGATLYYNYSTSKLQLSAGMLASLGWMNRRHYINKDGKESFMFAWDKLHSANFTAFIEADYALNKQLHVVLDVHGVHNIRNSKDVFSDPTLRPWYSHMSRKYRYFYSENSTLNQHFTAFNPRIGVVYNPIQQKDIQLFANISNSYEPPTFDELVGTEVTSNINTSPKKLFSIALKKQTATTFEVGSKGRLTQLSWNVAFYNSWVTNEILEIKDYVRGLKRTENYPKTLHQGLEVGLQVASKPHLLGHNIGSFTLGAVYNYSRFIFKGGKYDGKYLAGVPQHYINSSLDYQHSCGLNGSISLELKPGNTPIDHTNTMFQPTYHVWNARLGYQFNSKWHIYVEMKNIANKRYASSYVISDEIHNPAIPFPNFTAKQLTFFIPGQPRSIFAGLTWRW; translated from the coding sequence ATGAAGAATAATCTCTTGGACATATATAAAACAATATTCGCCTTTTTAAGTTTTATCTGTTCTTTTGTTGCAGTGCATGCTCAACAAAAACGCAATTTAAACGATACTATTATATTATTGAAAGAAGTGTCGGTCAAGCCCAAATATAGTCTTACTTCTCCCGATATAATGCAGGCTTTAGCCCATCAAAGACGCATTGCAGGCAGTACATCTCTTGTAGAAATACGCCCAGATAATCAGCGTATAGCAACGATAAAAGATGCCTTAAAAATGCAACCAGGTGTTATTATACAAGAATTTTTTGGCTTAAACGATCAGCCACGCTTAAATATTAGAGGGTCAGGAATACAGAGTAATCCTCAAAGACGAGGCGTTTATCTGCTTCAAGATGGTATTCCTGTGAACTTTTCAGACGGCTCTTACGTTGTAGGTATAATGGATGCGATGACCGCTCGCTATGTAGAAGTATTTAAAGGAGCGAATGCTTTGCGATTTGGAGCAGGCACATTGGGTGGCGCATTGAATTTTGTTAGTAGAACAGCACAAACAGATAGCACCACAAGTGTAAAGCTCGAAGGAGGCTCTTACGGCACAATAGGCTTAACATTCACCACAGGAAAGCGAATGGGAGCATGGGATATGTTTGTTGCTTCTACCTATAATGCTCAAAAAGGATATCGTATTTATAATGAAAACAATCGTCTAACCACTTCTCTTAACATAGGGTGGAAAAACCAAGAACGCACCATCGAGAACCGAACCTTTATGCATTTCACACATCTTTACTTTCAAATGCCAGGTCCATTAACCCTCGATCAGCTTTTAACCAACCCCAAACAAGTGAGCGTAGGTGTTGACCTTCCCTTCTCAATGGGTCCTAATATCTTGAGAGATAAGCCTCATCGCAATGTCGATATGTTTCGTATTTCCAATCAAACAGGTGTTGTTCTCAATGCAAAAAGCAATCTTTTAGCATCGGTCTACTATCAATATGCTGATGATAGGTTTGCTTTTCCTATAGTCGTTTCAATACCTCATTCTTTTAATAACGATCTTGGTGCAACCCTTTATTATAACTATTCTACCTCAAAACTACAGCTTTCAGCAGGTATGTTGGCATCTTTAGGGTGGATGAATCGCCGCCATTACATCAACAAAGATGGCAAAGAGTCGTTTATGTTTGCGTGGGATAAGTTACATTCTGCCAACTTTACCGCCTTTATTGAAGCCGATTATGCCTTGAATAAACAGCTACATGTGGTGTTAGATGTGCATGGAGTGCATAATATTCGTAACAGTAAAGATGTGTTTAGCGATCCAACTCTTCGCCCATGGTATAGTCATATGTCGAGAAAATATCGTTATTTCTATTCAGAAAACAGTACACTAAATCAGCATTTCACTGCCTTTAATCCTCGAATAGGTGTGGTTTACAATCCTATCCAACAAAAAGATATCCAGCTATTTGCCAATATTAGTAATAGTTATGAGCCTCCAACATTCGACGAATTGGTAGGAACAGAGGTAACATCGAATATCAATACCAGTCCAAAGAAACTCTTTTCAATTGCTTTAAAGAAGCAAACTGCCACCACATTTGAGGTAGGTAGCAAGGGACGTTTAACGCAATTGTCTTGGAATGTGGCTTTTTATAACTCGTGGGTAACCAACGAAATACTCGAAATAAAAGACTATGTGCGAGGCTTAAAGCGTACAGAAAACTACCCAAAGACCCTTCATCAAGGTTTAGAAGTAGGGCTTCAGGTGGCAAGTAAGCCTCATCTTTTAGGACATAATATAGGTAGTTTCACCTTAGGAGCAGTGTATAATTATAGTCGTTTCATCTTTAAAGGTGGCAAATACGATGGAAAGTATCTCGCAGGAGTTCCACAACATTATATCAATAGCTCGCTAGATTATCAGCATTCTTGTGGTTTAAATGGTTCTATATCATTAGAACTGAAACCAGGAAACACTCCAATCGACCACACAAACACCATGTTTCAGCCTACTTATCATGTGTGGAACGCTCGTTTGGGCTATCAGTTTAACTCAAAATGGCATATCTATGTCGAGATGAAAAATATTGCAAACAAACGCTATGCATCAAGTTATGTCATCAGTGATGAGATACATAACCCCGCAATACCATTCCCAAACTTCACCGCAAAGCAGCTAACTTTCTTCATTCCAGGGCAACCTCGAAGCATATTTGCAGGCTTAACGTGGCGTTGGTAG
- a CDS encoding Crp/Fnr family transcriptional regulator, whose amino-acid sequence MKKTIFSQLESSALFAGLDANSIEKHLSMIQYSVKKVPAKTIFLSENEPLCEMVLVIEGHVSAGMSTVKGKHLMVDYLKPGTMLAPAFVYSDNCEMPVEVKTIEESVLLCISKDDFSLLIGYCEHIRTNFIHILSHINFFLMNKIRMVYMNSIKEKIATFLLRKAASTHCDSIPLRLSRRQLADVFGIQKSSLIRTLNELEHDNLIFVREKEIVILDVHGLQEILKG is encoded by the coding sequence ATGAAAAAAACAATCTTTTCACAACTCGAATCGTCTGCTCTTTTTGCTGGATTAGATGCTAACAGCATTGAAAAACACTTGAGCATGATTCAATATAGTGTGAAAAAAGTGCCTGCTAAAACCATTTTTTTATCAGAAAACGAGCCTCTTTGCGAAATGGTTTTGGTGATAGAAGGGCATGTTTCTGCAGGAATGAGTACTGTAAAAGGTAAGCATCTGATGGTAGATTATTTGAAACCAGGCACCATGTTGGCTCCTGCTTTTGTGTATTCAGACAATTGTGAGATGCCTGTTGAGGTGAAGACGATAGAAGAAAGCGTGTTGCTTTGTATATCGAAAGACGATTTTTCGCTTTTAATTGGCTATTGTGAGCATATCCGAACCAATTTTATTCATATTCTATCACACATCAATTTCTTTTTAATGAATAAAATTCGTATGGTGTATATGAATTCTATTAAAGAGAAAATTGCCACTTTTTTATTGCGAAAAGCCGCATCAACACATTGCGATTCGATACCTCTTAGGTTGTCGAGAAGGCAACTTGCCGATGTTTTTGGCATTCAAAAAAGTTCGTTAATACGCACACTTAACGAACTAGAACACGATAATTTAATTTTTGTAAGAGAGAAAGAGATTGTTATTCTAGATGTGCATGGTTTACAAGAGATATTGAAAGGTTAA
- a CDS encoding class I SAM-dependent methyltransferase: MVEKRMNMEQGHWVLAKLGKKVLRPGGKELTHKMLKAMNITSDDDVIEFAPGLGYTAKLALSHQPHSYVAVELNSEAAKRVENNVQNDKMQIVIGNASETGLPANSASKVYGEAMLTMQSKQQKQAIIAEAARLLRPGGLYGIHEIGIYPDNTSQEVRKEIESDLVKGIKTNVRPLTLIEWKDLLEDNGFDISFVESRPMHLLEQARMIADEGFWNFIRIVFRMLKNSHARKRVQEMRSIFRKHAHHINAICIVARKQ, encoded by the coding sequence ATGGTAGAGAAACGCATGAATATGGAACAAGGTCACTGGGTGCTAGCAAAATTAGGTAAGAAAGTGTTGCGACCAGGTGGAAAAGAGTTAACTCACAAAATGCTAAAGGCAATGAATATTACTTCAGATGATGATGTAATAGAGTTCGCTCCGGGCTTAGGTTACACTGCAAAGCTTGCTCTTTCTCATCAACCTCATAGCTATGTGGCAGTAGAACTCAATTCAGAAGCCGCCAAACGAGTTGAGAATAACGTGCAAAACGATAAAATGCAGATCGTAATAGGAAATGCTTCTGAAACAGGTTTGCCAGCAAATAGTGCCTCAAAGGTGTATGGAGAGGCCATGTTAACAATGCAAAGCAAACAGCAAAAGCAAGCGATTATAGCCGAAGCAGCACGTTTATTGCGCCCAGGAGGGCTTTATGGTATTCATGAAATAGGCATATATCCCGACAATACATCGCAAGAAGTGCGCAAAGAGATAGAAAGTGATCTTGTAAAAGGAATCAAAACCAATGTTCGTCCCTTAACTCTTATAGAGTGGAAAGACCTTTTAGAGGATAATGGTTTTGACATTTCGTTTGTCGAAAGCAGACCAATGCACTTGCTAGAGCAGGCTCGTATGATTGCAGATGAAGGCTTTTGGAATTTCATTCGTATTGTATTTAGAATGTTAAAGAATAGCCATGCTCGTAAAAGAGTGCAGGAAATGCGGAGCATTTTCCGTAAGCATGCTCATCACATCAATGCTATTTGCATTGTAGCACGTAAGCAATAG